One genomic region from Sulfuriflexus mobilis encodes:
- the purT gene encoding formate-dependent phosphoribosylglycinamide formyltransferase, whose protein sequence is MKLGTPLSPGATKVMLLGCGELGKEVIIALQRLGVEVIGVDRYENAPGHQVAHRAHVINMADPAALRALVEQEQPHIIVPEIEAIATDELARIEAEGLATVIPTARAAQLTMNREGIRCLAAKNLGLPTSKYAFAESLAELQQAIDSGIGYPCIIKPVMSSSGKGQSTLRSADDLQTAWDYAMSGGRVQGVRIIVEQMIDFDYEITLLTVRALGAGGEIETHFCEPIGHIQQHGDYVESWQPQAMSETALRQAREIAGAITDELGGRGLFGVELFIKGDQVWFSEVSPRPHDTGMVTMTSQLQNEFELHARAILGLPVSTALRSPGASAVIYGGMDEKGIAFEDVDRALQVPQTDLRLFGKPEAYTRRRMGVALAWADDTETARKNAKLAAATVTTTKG, encoded by the coding sequence ATGAAACTCGGCACCCCCCTCTCACCCGGCGCGACCAAGGTCATGCTTTTGGGCTGCGGCGAACTCGGCAAGGAAGTCATTATTGCCCTGCAACGCCTCGGGGTTGAGGTTATCGGTGTCGACCGCTACGAGAACGCCCCTGGCCATCAGGTCGCGCACCGCGCTCATGTCATCAACATGGCCGACCCGGCCGCCCTGCGGGCGTTGGTCGAACAGGAACAACCGCATATCATCGTCCCCGAGATCGAGGCCATCGCCACCGACGAACTGGCCCGCATTGAGGCCGAGGGCCTCGCTACCGTGATCCCGACCGCACGCGCCGCGCAACTAACCATGAACCGCGAGGGCATCCGCTGCCTCGCCGCCAAGAACCTCGGCCTGCCGACCTCGAAATACGCCTTTGCCGAATCGCTCGCCGAACTACAGCAGGCCATTGATAGCGGCATCGGTTACCCGTGTATCATCAAGCCGGTGATGTCTTCCTCCGGCAAGGGCCAGTCGACCCTGCGCAGTGCCGACGATCTGCAAACCGCCTGGGACTATGCCATGAGCGGTGGTCGCGTGCAGGGGGTTCGCATCATCGTTGAGCAGATGATCGACTTCGATTACGAGATCACCCTGCTCACCGTACGTGCGCTCGGCGCAGGCGGCGAGATCGAGACCCACTTCTGCGAACCCATCGGCCATATCCAGCAACACGGCGACTATGTCGAGAGCTGGCAGCCCCAGGCCATGAGTGAAACCGCCCTCAGGCAGGCCCGTGAGATCGCCGGGGCCATTACCGATGAACTCGGCGGACGCGGCCTGTTCGGCGTCGAGTTATTTATCAAAGGCGACCAGGTCTGGTTCAGCGAGGTCAGCCCGCGTCCGCACGATACCGGCATGGTAACCATGACCTCGCAGTTACAAAATGAATTTGAACTGCATGCCCGTGCCATCCTCGGCCTGCCGGTCTCCACCGCCCTGCGCAGCCCCGGTGCCAGTGCCGTGATCTATGGCGGCATGGATGAAAAGGGCATTGCCTTTGAGGATGTGGATCGCGCCTTGCAGGTGCCACAAACCGACCTGCGCCTGTTTGGTAAGCCCGAGGCCTACACCCGTCGGCGTATGGG